The genome window tttcctcttcaaatcattcaacgTCTTCAACTTACGACGTAACATCATGTAGTAGCATTCGATACCCTCCCCTCTAAATGGGAATCCGTCAATCCCTTCAGGATTGTGAAGGGGTCCACCGAAGTAtacatttatatcaatattcTTCAAAGATTGTGAACCTATTAGAGAGCCAAGCCAAGGAAATTTATGTTAGTGACatattttatctctttcatttatgTTCGAATTACAAAACCTTTTCTATCTActcaaagtacaaaaattacaagggatctaaaagtgtaacaattgcatatactcaccccacatcacatacaaacacactcaataattataatttcgtactcaaacaaataaaaaaactaaaaacaaaactcacccccattacaaattttaaactcagctctaacaaaaatataaataaaaatatcatcattcCAGTGCTACGGAAATTAATGGCATACCCTATTACACTactattaatgaaataacataGAGCAGGGTTCAtcagacaaaagaaaataaaaacactaatgtgaatatgatcatgatcaatcaaattaggCATATCatctaatttgaaaatcaagGCATTAATATACAGTGAAATATACTAGATGTGAtatacaaactcaaattttgacAATGGTAGTCATAAAAATCATACAATAAAAAATCCGTCATGACAGTAAATTTGTTTCGGATCAGCTAATATGTCATccagaaaatggaaaaatgctAGCTGCTTAATTAGGTGCAACTGGACCGGTGACCCAATTATTTTCATAGCTTTTACTGTATTCAATAATGTCTTTCTCATGGTTGGAATTTCATAAAAGTTGGAGGTTGCACAATTCTTTGAacctgtttcttttttctttccttatgtgtctattatttatatatttatataaatatatagttgtataaatatataaatataaatatatagttgtataaatatatacatatatttatatttatataaatatataaatatataaatataaatctatatatttatatatatatatatatttatatttgcatttagttgtgtaaatatataaatataaatatatagttgtataaatatataaatatatttctataaatatataaatataaataaatataaataaaaataaaaatatatatataaatatttaaacatatagttgtataaatataaatatatatacatatttaaacAACCAACTAATATACATAAGGAGCCCTGCTTGGGCTTCCAGGCcgattactcaaaaaaaaaaaaactaatattatgaaacaaatatacatatttaatacaaacaaatatcttatcaggaaacaaatataaatatttaatacaaacaaatatcttattaggaaacaaatataaatatttaatacaaacaaatattttatcaagaaaTGGCATGACAAATTCAATGCAAGCAACACTTTTTAAAGCAGCTATATACACTAAACAACCAACTAGATAGTGAGGAGGAGACCCTTACTTGACATGAGGATGAGCAAATATACTGCTGAGattgtatgagagtgagagGAGCAATGTTTTGCTGCTGATGTATGAGAGTTTATGAGAGTTGTATGATGTTTTGTGAGAGCTGTTGAGAGAGGTTTTGTGATAGAAGTTGCTGAAGGTGTGAGTTGTGTGAGGCagtcaaaatattttctgaGAGTTGTGTGAGAGGTTGTGTGAGAGTTTTTTATTACTGACCAatcacccaaaaataaaacacgGATATGACCAATGCCAAAACAGTGCTGGTCAGCTTTGCACGTTCAAAATAAACATTTGACATGACCAATCACTACACAGCCCAAAagagaccaaaaacaaaacactacTGGCTGGTCAGCcactcaaaaacacaaaacactgTAGGCTGGTCAGCTTTGCACGTTCAAAATAAACATTTGACATGACCAATCACTACACAGCCCAAAagagaccaaaaacaaaacactacTGGCTGGTCAGCCACtcaaaaacacagacatgatgGCATAGTCAGATATTCTCTGCACGcaaaagagacaaaaaacaTGGACACGACCAAGACGTGAGTAGGGGGTCTGAATGcgtaaaaatcgagtttcagaCACTCGATTTCCGCGTGTAGTCCACGTGGACTTTTGGCATGGAAAACCAGGTAAACCGAGCCTTAGAGGCTTGATTTAGAGGCCCTAAATCGACCCTCTAAGGCTCGAGTTGTTACAATCACAAATTGTTTGCAAACGGGGccaactaactaaatagttagtTTTTTAATGCTAGTTTCCTACAATCTCCTTTGGGAtgggcataattgggttgggcATATAAAATCTatttacccattaaaactcatttaactaattatttCTAACCGAAagccaacccaacccaacccaattattttGGGTAAACCCCAACTCACCCAATTATCCAATTATCAAAATGCCATTAAAGGGAAAACCCACATGGTCACtaccacaccaaaaaaaaaaaaaaaaaaaaaaaaaaaaaaaaaactatagcatAGAtctaaatttccaaaaataaaagcaagcaAATTCCATGACAATTCACACAAACGCTATGTTTGTTTGCTGAGAAAATGCAGGAAACTATCAAAAcagaacaaaaacccaaaatgcgagatccaaaaaaaaaaaaaaaaaaccagtctCAAACTCAAGTATATTTTCAGAGCttgaaactttcttttttctttctctctcactttctgAGCAACCAAAACAAACACTACATACAAACACATGCACACCCAAAGAATAACATGAAACCCATGGAAGAGCTCTTGGAGCGGAAGTTCTTGGCGAGAGGCAAAAGTCTCTTAGCAGCTCGGAGAGCCCCAACTAGATCGAACAACCACATCCACATCATCAGAAGTTGCCGTCGCCGCTAACGCCGCATCATCCACCGACCGATCACGAAACTCTCTGATCTCCTTAAGCAAATGCATGAGTAGCGAAATCCTCCGCACCAGATCCGTACAGTCCTTCCTAAATGACCAACCGTCATTTCCACCACCGCCAACAACAATACTAGCCGCAGTAACTTCCCTGACGAGCTCAAGCACCAATGGATTCCATGACTTCTAGATGAGAGCTagagagagcaagagagagagatagagagaggtgtttggaggccgagaaaatgaaggaaaatgaaaacctaAAAACTGAAATGTCTgagcttctttcttcttctttttatctattattttatttattttttatttcatggGAAGGGCAAAGTTAAATTTGGGTGTATTGTTTTCGGGTTAAATGGGTCTCAATagatttttagttaaaacccaataattgtTGGGTTTAATTGGGTTGATACCTATTTAACTCAACTAATAATTGGGTAGGTTTGGATTCAATTAGAGTAGGTGGATTTAGATAGACAAATAGGTTTGGGCTTGTTTTGCAACCCCTGGTTTAAACTGATGGTTAAGATTATTAGCATAACTTCACAGCCGTACTCATGTAAACAGTGAAAGaatgacattttattttattttttgggtatttgaaTAAATCATTCCtaacaaaatgatatttttagcACATTTTCAGCACATTTTccacttctcttttttttttttttttaaacacatgtttcaataaaaatatatatgaatatatctAAAAGCAatgggaaaaaaagaatttgatggttaaacaacaaacaataaatcAAATAATGTGAAAGAGAAGTAAGCAAAATAGGTATACAATTTAGTatcatacacatacacaaaatTCAGTATCACACACTAACGTAATAGGTGgaaattctctccaaaaaaaaaaaaattgcagtatcacacacacgcacaaaaattaaatgaattttacaatatttaataaGATATGAAGAATCATTCCCATTTGCTTTGAATCTTGTTAATGTGGTTGAATTCATAAGTTAATACCTGGCTTCCATCCATTCGCTTTAGCACAAATCTCTCTGCCAAAATATAACAGCCAAATTTCCCCCACCTACTTGTccctccaaattcctctactcttttCAAGCTCACTTGTAAGTCACTCCCCCCAACCCATCCCACCCTTTCCTGCTCCCACTTCATTCTCTCAAAAACTTCCAAGCTCAATCCCACACTTCTTTCTTGTCCCTCTATACTACAACCCTTGAACCACATTATTCCATTGACCACTTTTACATCCACAACTTCCCTCCCAGCAACTGAAACCACTTCTCTTGGAAGAACAACATCCACATCAACAACATTGCCTTGGCTCCCATTATTTTCACATGCAAATATTTGTTCCCACTTTTGCTCAAGCGTCAGCTCGTAGTACATTGATGTACTCATTTGGTCTTTCAATGTTCCTTCCTTAATAAACATAAAAGGAGAATACCACTTTCCCACAACCACTGGTTGAGAACTCGTACATGATAGTGGGAAGTTGAATTCTGGAAGGCGAGCACGGAGTGCACTATCTAGGCCTAGTGCATTACCCAATCGAAAATTGCTAGGAGTTGAGGTATACACTTCCCACCCTTTTCTTCGAAGGAACTTTGGAGGAAACCCATCCGGTGTTATAGGTTTGGCAACAAAACCACCCCCTTGACATCCTCTTTCGATCCGATGAATCTCAAATTGCTGGTGTATGTCGTTGGGATCCAAAGGTTTTGGTGTTACATCACTAACATACTTGAAGCAAAAGCAGCTTCCCATATCCTCCTCCTTAGAATTTTGATACGCTTCCCTGATAAAAGGCCAATTGAAGTTGATATAgtaacattaatattttgataaaattagcTTATATTGCCAATAAGCCAACACTTTAGCAAAATCTTCCTTTGAAGTACATATGTCTttgcatgatatatatatatatatatatatatatatatatagacacacatacATGATAATGTTTGGCTTTTAATCCTCACAATATTTTGTCCTATAAGCTCTTCAAACTCATAATTTTACATgtcataattttaatatatatatatatatatatatattcatttaattgagcccaaattttattatatatttaaaccctctagtaaaattttgtcatatcatatcatatgcaAGCACAATCATAATATATGTATgttaataactatcataattagTTACGCCTactataattcttttttattgaattaaaattttaaagatccTACCATGggattatattttctcattCTTAATAATATGCACACCTACTTTCATGTTAATTGGATATCATGTACTATCTAATCTATAAATTCATGCTTTATGTAtaattctaaaatataaaaaacttaaaatctaaataatttatagATATCTTTGGTTTATATGTTCTCATTATTCTTAATATGCACAGCAAATCTTGTGTTAATTTGAATGTCATGTACTaattgatccataaactcatgctttatgtataaaatttaattatttagtgTATTAAAAGGGGCAATTAAGGTACAAGGCCAATGAGCTCAAACGATTTAAAGCAAGGTGCAACATGCAAATTTCAtatcactatttattttttaattacaaaatagtTTCTAGAAGAAAACTACAAATATTAAAGCGAGACAGAACAGTactatgaaaatattatatctcttctaaaattaataattaaattattaatactGGAAATTGAATTCAActtgatataatatatatatatatatatatacgcaTACCCTTTATGGCTTCCATGTCTCTTTATGACATAGTACCGATTGGAAGACAACGGCTGATTAAGAACTGGGATTAAGTTTgcgtaaaaaaaagaaacttgtcTTTTCTCGCCAACGCCTGATGAATAGCGAAGCCTTAGGTTCTTGTTCTGAGGGAAAGGCAAGTCCTTGAGCTCATCACTCTTACACAATCCAAAACAAGTATACTGCTTCTCGGCTTCTTCATCTTCgatgaccaaaataccagaATTTGGACCTTCAGGGGGTGGCCATGAGAGTGCCGAAGGATTCTTTTGGAACATAGAAAGAGGCCTTGTCAcatacattttttcttttccaaatattattttcttctctttgacTTGTATACACCATATGCTATATGAACTTTCATGTATTTATACGTGGGAAAGGAAACAACGTGTCAGACTGGTCATGGATTCATTGGATCAGACCATTGACGGAAGAGAGGCGTGCGGGAGAAGATTTCCTTTGAATTGAAAGGTAGCagccataattttttattttttattttttgagatacaAGGTAGCAACCATAATTAAGCATACTGTGTGATGTGTGGGCTCCACCATTTTGACAAAAAGcggattttaaattttgagataAGGTGATGGTGTTATACAGCCAAACatgaattttggaatttttgtaaAGTTTGGATTATGAGCTGtattagaaaattgaaaattcacaTATGAATTATATctaggaaaattgaaaatttttacgcTTATTTAAGGTTTTGTCAAAACATTTGAGCAGATGTAATAAATCATAAGTTCTAAAACACCCATATGCAGTCAATTCCTACAACAGGCATTCAGGcaaaatgatgttttctagcagcataaaatggtaaatatttaatatcttttattATGTTTTGAATAGTTAAAGTCATTCTACAAGCATGCGTATCAGGGGCATATATACACATGCAAAATGCTCCAATGTAAAATCCAATTCACTGAACATATAAGTTTTCCTTAGGAACAGATCAATATGCATTTACAATACTAAATACCTTGTCTCATTCTGCTCTTCTGTCCTATACAGCCTTTCCACCAGAGGATACCCAGAACCAGAAATAGAACGAATGCTCCTACAGCCACTATTCCAACTACTTCTCTTACTGATACACTGCTGCCATTTTCTGATGGGGGTTTAAAGTCTAATTGAAGAAATAGTTCAAAAGATATAATATTAGTGCCTCAGAAAGGGGGTAAAATCATGATCCAGCCAACCATGTAATGcataaagaacacaaaatatTCCATCAAAACCATTACAACCACTTCAATGAAGAAATAATCAAGATATTTTCTCATCTCAAGTTCTAAATTTAAATGAACACGACTGTTTTTTAAAACACTAGGACAATTATCAGCTTAAATTTTCCTGAATCCAGTAGagatttcaagaaaaataaaataaaaatgaaaataaaatccacTCCATCTGAATTCTGTGGGATTTGTACCCACATACTGATCAAGGAATGCATTAATCATCACAATAATAGTATAAGAGTTTAGACACATTCTGAGGTCCTATATATCAAACTAATAAaattagacccaaaaaaaataaaaaaatcctgaTTGAAAAGCCAAAACCCAAGAGACTTTAGTCACATAGTTAAATAAATGAGTAGATTGTAGATCCTGGGGCATTACCCTAAAAGAATTTCTTGACAATGTTGAATTTATAGAATGAAGATAAACATGGATTTGCAAGTTAATACATGGTCTATTTCTAAGGATCCAAAATTGATTACAACTGGCTAATGCCAGGTCTAAACCTACCAGGAAGAACAGAAATTGCCGAGATAAGAGGACCATAGACTCCTCTTTCAGGGATGCCAGTTGTACCCTTCCCAGCCCAATAAAAACGGATCTCTAAGGTGTTATTATTCACAACTGCAAAATAATGTTTTGTGACTTTCTTGCCAACTCCTCCAGCTTCATCTGCAATATTGAAATCCTTCGCCACTAGCTCTCCCTTCAATATTCTAAACATGTTAGTGACCAGCTAGTAACAAGCTATAAACATAAGAACTTTGGTTGATGAAGGTTAGAGCATAATGTCATTAAATACCTGAATATAaatatcaaatacatgccttCCCAAGCTGCTAGATGTATTATCATTGGTGAACTTTCTCACCGCAAAAAGGAGTTTTATTTTGTAAGGTCCAGTTCCCAAACAAAAAGCATAACaagtaagagagagaggagaaaggCGTGCAGTCATGTATAGTTCAGGATTAGCCATAGTGAGTTTGGAGGAATTTCCCAAAATATAAATGTCTGTCGATTCGTTATCCATGAAGTTACCAGTGCTGCTAAATGCCCAATTTCCTCTCTTAGTTTTAGTAAGTAAAACAATGATAGGGtgcaaaataacaaaaagtttaaaagcataggaactaaaataaaagttgagaaaACTTAAGGACCATATTGAAAATAATGTCAGCATAGATCAAAAAGGTGTTTTAGTTGTATATTAAAGTGAGAACACTGATTTAAactaggggtgtcaaatgggcGAGTTTGGGTGGGTTTGGAGTGGGCATATAAAATCCATTTACCCgttaaaactcatttaactaattatttCTAACCGAAagccaacccaacccaattattttGGGTAAATCCCAACCCACCtaattattcaattatcaaaatGCCATTAAAGGGAAAACCACATGGTcactacccccccccccccccacacacacacacacacacacacacacacacacacacacacacacacacacaaaactatAGCATAGAtctaaatttccaaaaaaataagcaaattcCATGACAATTCACACAAACGCTATGTTTGTTTGTCGAGAAAATGCAAGAAACAATCAAAACagaacaaaaatccaaaatgcgaaatccaaaaaaaaaaaaaaaaaacccagtctCAAACTCAAGTATATTTTCAGAGCttgaaactttcttttttctttctctctcactttttgaGCAACCAAAACAAACACTACATACAAACACATGCACAAACAAAGAATAACATGAAACCCACGGAAGAGCTCTTGGAGCGGAAGTTCTTGGCGAGAGACAAAAGTCGCTTAGTAGCTCGGAGAGCCCCAACCAAATCGGACAACCACGACGACTCCACATACACATCATCAGAAGTTGCCGTCGCCGCTGATGCCGCATCATCCACCGGCCGATCACGAAACTCTCTGATCTCCTTAAGCAAATGCATGAGTAGCGAAATCCTCCGCACCAGATCCGTACAGTCCTTCCTAAATGACCAGTCGTCGTTTCCACCACTGCCAACAGCAATACTGGCCGAAGTAACTTCCCTGACGAGCTCAAGCACCAATGGATTCCATGACTTCTAGatgagagctagagagagagatagagagaggtgTTTGGAGGTcgagaaaataaaggaaaatgaaaacctgAAAACTGAAATGTCTgagcttctttcttcttctttttatttattattttatttattttttattttatgggatGGGCAAAGTTAAATTTGGGTGTATTGTTTTTGAGTTAAAGGGGTCTCAATagatttttagttaaaacccaataattgtTGGGTTTAGTTGGGTTgatacccatttaacccaactaataattggaTGAGTTTGGATTCAATTAGAGCATCTAGATTTAAATGGACAAATGGGTTTGGACATGTTTTGCCACCCCTGGTTTAAACCGATGGTTAAGATTATTAGCATAACCTTACAGCCATACTCATGTAAACAGTGAAagaataacattttattttattttttgggtatttgtatAAATCATTCCtaacaaaatgatatttttagcACATTTTCAGCACATTTTccacctctctttttttttttttttttaaacatgtttcaataaaaacatatatgaatATATCTAAAAGCAatgggaaaaaaagaatttgattgttaaacaacaaacaataaatcAAATAATGTGAAAGAGAAGTAAGCAAAATAGGTATACAATTCAGTatcatacacatacacaaaatTCAGTATCACACACTAACGTAATAGGtggaaactctctcaaaaaaaaaaaaaaaattcagtatcacacacacgcacaaaaattaaatgaattttacaatatttaataaGATATGAAGAATCATTCCCATTTGCTTTGAATCTTGTTAATGTGGTTGAATTCATAAGTTAATACCTGGCTTCCATCCATTCGCTTTAGCACAAATCTCTCTGCCAAAACATAACAGCCAAATTTCCCCCACCTATTTGTccctccaaattcctctactcttttCAAGCTCACTTGTATGTCACTCCCCCCAACCCATCCCACCCTTTCCTGCTCCCACTTCATTCTCTCAAAAACTTCCAAGCTCAATCCCACACTTCTTTCTTGTCCCTCTATACTACAACCCTTGAACCACATTATTCCATTAACCACTTTTACATCCACAACTTCCCTCCCAGTAACTGAAACCACTTCTCTTGGAAGAACAACATCCACATCAACAACATTGCCTTGGCTTCCATTATTTTCACATGCAAATATTTGTTCCCACTTTTGCTCAAGCGTCAGCTCGTAATACTTTGATGTACTCATTTGGTCTTTCAATGTTCCTTCCTTAATAAACATAAAAGGAGAATACCACTTTCCCACAACCACTGGTTGAGAACTCGTACATGATAGTGGGAAGTTGAATTCTGGAAGGCGAGCACGGAGGGCACTATCTAGGCCTAGTGCATTACCTAATTGAAAATTGCTAGGAGTTGAGGTATACACTTCCCACCCTTTTCTTCCAAGGAACTTTGGAGGAAACCCATCCGGTGTTATAGGTTTGGCAACAAAACCACCCCCTTGACATCCTCTTTCGATCCGATGAATCTCAAATTGCTGGTGTATGTCGTTGGGATCCAAAGGTTTTGGTGTCACATCACTAACATACTTGAAGCAAAAGCAGCTTCCCATATCCTCCTCCTTAGAATTTTGATACGCTTCCCTGATAAAAGGCCAATTGAAGTTGATATAgtaacattaatattttgataaaattagcTTATATTGCCAATAAGCCAACACTTTAGCAAAATCTTCCTTTGAAGTACATATGTCTttgcatgatatatatatatatatatatatatatatatagacacacatacATGATAATGTTTGGCTTTTAATtctcataatattttgtcctATAAGCTCTTCAAACTCATAATTTTACATgtcataattttaatatatatatatataaatatatatatataatatatatattcatttaattgagcccaaattttattatatatttaaacccTCTAGTAAAATTTTGccatatcatatcatatgcaAGCACAAtcataatatatgtatattaataactatcataattagTTACGCCTactataattcttttttattgaattaaaattttaaagatccTACCATGggattatattttctcattCTTAATAATATGCACACCTACTTTCATGTTAATTGGATATCATGTACTATCTAATCTATAAATTCATGCTTTATGTAtaattctaaaatataaaaaacttaaaatctaaataatttatagATATCTTTGGTTTATATGTTCTCATTATTCTTAATATGCACAGCAAATCTTGTGTTAATTTGAATGTCATGTACTaattgatccataaactcatgctttatgtataaaatttaattatttagtgTATTAAAAGGGGCAATTAAGGTACAAGGCCAATGAGCTCAAACGATTTAAAGCAAGGTGCAACATGCAAATTTCAtatcactatttattttttaattacaaaatagtTTCTAGAAGAAAACTACAAATATTAAAGCGAGACAGAACAGTactatgaaaatattatatctcttctaaaattaataattaaattattaatactGGAAATTGAATTCAActtgatataatatatatatatatatatatacgcaTACCCTTTATGGCTTCCATGTCTCTTTATGACATAGTACCGATTGGAAGACAACGGCTGATTAAGAACTGGGATTAAGTTTgcgtaaaaaaaagaaacttgtcTTTTCTCGCCAACGCCTGATGAATAGCGAAGCCTTAGGTTCTTGTTCTGAGGGAAAGGCAAGTCCTTGAGCTCATCACTCTTACACAATCCAAAACAAGTATACTGCTTCTCGGCTTCTTCATCTTCgatgaccaaaataccagaATTTGGACCTTCAGGGGGTGGCCATGAGAGTGCCGAAGGATTCTTTTGGAACATAGAAAGAGGCCTTGTCAcatacattttttcttttccaaatattattttcttctctttgacTTGTATACACCATATGCTATATGAACTTTCATGTATTTATACGTGGGAAAGGAAACAACGTGTCAGACTGGTCATGGATTCATTGGATCAGACCATTGACGGAAGAGAGGCGTGCGGGAGAAGATTTCCTTTGAATTGAAAGGTAGCagccataattttttattttttattttttgagaaacaaggtAGCAACCATAATTAAGCATACTGTGTGATGTGTGGGCTCCACCATTTTGACAAAAAGcggattttaaattttgagataATGTGATGGTGTTATACAGCCAAACatgaattttggaatttttgtaaAGTTTGGATTATGAGCTGTGAGTTTTGaatatgagtgtttttttttttttttttttttttttagaaacgaGTTTGAACCATGAATATTAAGTTATAAAATTGGATCATGACCAAATCAAACAAGTCCTCAaccccatcaaaaaaaaaaaacaagtccTCAACCTCCTCACCTCGACTCTACAACTTTATCtgtttttaacttaattttCCTAATAATATTTCCAatcttcttcttaaaaaaaatgattattaattattgggaagggttcaaaaaccaaaattgacACGCTAAATTCTGTACTCCAAATTGCCACGTCACAGAATATGTAATAGCAATGAGGTCAAAGTCGCCTTGCAAATTCCGTGGGAATTGCgaaaatcttctggcttcagtttaagttgtataatagtaatagtaatatTTCAAGCAATGGGGTTCTCCAATAGGTGGTTGCCACGTCGACAAGTCACATTTCATTTTCCTCGAATTCAAGACTGACGGTTTGAATGCGAAAGTGTGTTTTGACTTTTGCAATGTTGAAAAATGGTGGCTCcccatatttttttgttttatcttttttaatttttaaaataaaaaatgcatttcatttttatttttaccatcaTCTAATTAGTGGAAATTATTTACATAACAGGCAGAGTGTACTACTAACATACTAAATGTTAAtatgatcaataaaataatatttaaaaaaattgtattaagcattttaaaaatgtcatatcagtttttttttttttttttcattatcttgTTGGAAGAACATGTTCTTCCTCAAATAACATGTTTGGCAgccacaaaattaaaaattaatatttttgtttcttttcttgcattttcttagcaaccaaacatcaaaacccattgAGGCCAAAACCCAACCAtcaaccaaacaccaaaacatctcaaatccaaaacaccaaaacccATTGAGAGCAAAACCCAACAATCACCATCTGATTGAGGGAGACCTGCCAATTTGAGATAGAGACCAGTCTGAGGGAGGAGGAGCTTGAGACATTTGGGTCTGATTTTGAGTGaaatagagagatagagagagtggGCCAgtcagagaaagaaagaaagcaccATTATAAATCTCAAATCCTAAATGTTTTTCTTTGCAGAACTAATGGTTTCTCCCAATGTCTCTAT of Quercus lobata isolate SW786 chromosome 8, ValleyOak3.0 Primary Assembly, whole genome shotgun sequence contains these proteins:
- the LOC115957594 gene encoding uncharacterized protein LOC115957594, which produces MYVTRPLSMFQKNPSALSWPPPEGPNSGILVIEDEEAEKQYTCFGLCKSDELKDLPFPQNKNLRLRYSSGVGEKRQVSFFYANLIPVLNQPLSSNRYYVIKRHGSHKGEAYQNSKEEDMGSCFCFKYVSDVTPKPLDPNDIHQQFEIHRIERGCQGGGFVAKPITPDGFPPKFLRRKGWEVYTSTPSNFRLGNALGLDSALRARLPEFNFPLSCTSSQPVVVGKWYSPFMFIKEGTLKDQMSTSMYYELTLEQKWEQIFACENNGSQGNVVDVDVVLPREVVSVAGREVVDVKVVNGIMWFKGCSIEGQERSVGLSLEVFERMKWEQERVGWVGGSDLQVSLKRVEEFGGTSRWGKFGCYILAERFVLKRMDGSQVLTYEFNHINKIQSKWE
- the LOC115956590 gene encoding probable leucine-rich repeat receptor-like serine/threonine-protein kinase At3g14840; protein product: MLTLFSIWSLSFLNFYFSSYAFKLFVILHPIIVLLTKTKRGNWAFSSTGNFMDNESTDIYILGNSSKLTMANPELYMTARLSPLSLTCYAFCLGTGPYKIKLLFAVRKFTNDNTSSSLGRHVFDIYIQGELVAKDFNIADEAGGVGKKVTKHYFAVVNNNTLEIRFYWAGKGTTGIPERGVYGPLISAISVLPDFKPPSENGSSVSVREVVGIVAVGAFVLFLVLGILWWKGCIGQKSRMRQGIDCIWVF
- the LOC115957595 gene encoding uncharacterized protein LOC115957595 isoform X3, which produces MYVTRPLSMFQKNPSALSWPPPEGPNSGILVIEDEEAEQQYTCFGLCKSDELKDLPFPQNKNLKLRYSSGGGESENVSYFYANLIPVLNQPLSSNRYYVIKRRGSHKGEAYQNSKEEDMGSCFCFKYVSDVTPKPLDPNDIHQQFEIHRIERGCQGGGFVAKPITPDGFPPKFLGRKGWEVYTSTPSNFQLGNALGLDSALRARLPEFNFPLSCTSSQPVVVGKWYSPFMFIKEGTLKDQMSTSKYYELTLEQKWEQIFACENNGSQGNVVDVDVVLPREVVSVTGREVVDVKVVNGIMWFKGCSIEGQERSVGLSLEVFERMKWEQERVGWVGGSDIQVSLKRVEEFGGTNRWGKFGCYVLAERFVLKRMDGSQVLTYEFNHINKIQSKWE
- the LOC115957595 gene encoding uncharacterized protein LOC115957595 isoform X1: MYVTRPLSMFQKNPSALSWPPPEGPNSGILVIEDEEAEKQYTCFGLCKSDELKDLPFPQNKNLRLRYSSGVGEKRQVSFFYANLIPVLNQPLSSNRYYVIKRHGSHKGEAYQNSKEEDMGSCFCFKYVSDVTPKPLDPNDIHQQFEIHRIERGCQGGGFVAKPITPDGFPPKFLGRKGWEVYTSTPSNFQLGNALGLDSALRARLPEFNFPLSCTSSQPVVVGKWYSPFMFIKEGTLKDQMSTSKYYELTLEQKWEQIFACENNGSQGNVVDVDVVLPREVVSVTGREVVDVKVVNGIMWFKGCSIEGQERSVGLSLEVFERMKWEQERVGWVGGSDIQVSLKRVEEFGGTNRWGKFGCYVLAERFVLKRMDGSQVLTYEFNHINKIQSKWE